From the Comamonas odontotermitis genome, one window contains:
- a CDS encoding DUF3482 domain-containing protein translates to MTADTATPSSANNDQSIQWCLLSHTNIGKTTLARTLVEGDVGEIQDAAHVTSESQRYLLQRTAQGDTLWLWDTPGFGDSLRLYNRLRQQGNPLGWFLSNVWDRWRDKPFYMSQRALLAARDHADVMLYLVNAAEDPQDAGYWASEMRILQWMDKPVLVLLNQIGSDTSATQTAADLQRWRAATTEFAGTVKGVQVLDAFTRSWWHEKQVLERITPLLPDAKQPAYLRLLHERASAQRQRESASLQALAEQLLHAATAQEVAEAEDSKLWQRAWGKLGNTLTQVTQAVRGKPAADDAISPQQAAAMQRLTQSLQQADIASTQTLLALHHLDGQAASQIQQQLKDQLKISTPIDPQSASLWGAVTAGAATGLGADMVAGGMTLGAGALVGALVGAITFAGAAWGANKVFDQEEQRFRLSPDYLTALANQALLKYVVISHFGRGRGRYTSPGAPVQWNDAVQAAVQAHASQWQALWAAIGAQEKDAPMADATRNAHLQSLQLLLGECLQQALQTLYPGLADVPPVSPSANN, encoded by the coding sequence ATGACAGCAGATACCGCAACGCCCTCCTCCGCCAACAACGATCAGTCCATCCAGTGGTGCCTGCTGTCGCACACCAACATTGGCAAGACCACGCTCGCCCGCACGTTGGTGGAAGGCGATGTGGGCGAAATCCAGGATGCCGCCCACGTCACCAGCGAATCGCAGCGCTACCTGCTGCAGCGCACGGCCCAAGGCGACACGCTGTGGCTGTGGGACACGCCGGGCTTTGGCGATTCTCTGCGCCTCTACAACCGCCTGCGCCAGCAAGGCAACCCGCTGGGCTGGTTCCTGTCGAATGTGTGGGACCGCTGGCGCGACAAGCCCTTCTACATGAGCCAGCGCGCCCTGCTGGCCGCGCGCGACCATGCCGATGTGATGCTCTACCTGGTGAATGCTGCCGAGGACCCGCAGGACGCCGGCTACTGGGCCAGCGAAATGCGCATCCTTCAGTGGATGGACAAACCCGTGCTGGTGCTGCTCAACCAGATCGGCAGCGACACCTCTGCCACGCAGACGGCCGCCGACCTGCAACGCTGGCGCGCGGCGACGACCGAGTTTGCAGGCACCGTCAAAGGCGTGCAGGTGCTCGACGCCTTCACCCGCAGCTGGTGGCACGAAAAGCAGGTGCTGGAGCGGATCACACCGCTGCTGCCCGATGCCAAGCAACCCGCCTACCTGCGCCTGCTGCACGAGCGCGCCAGCGCCCAGCGACAGCGCGAATCCGCCAGCCTGCAGGCGCTGGCCGAACAATTGCTGCATGCCGCAACCGCGCAGGAAGTGGCCGAGGCCGAAGACAGCAAGCTGTGGCAGCGGGCCTGGGGCAAGCTCGGCAATACCTTGACCCAGGTCACCCAAGCGGTGCGCGGCAAACCCGCCGCCGACGACGCCATCAGCCCGCAGCAGGCTGCTGCCATGCAGCGGCTCACGCAATCCCTGCAGCAGGCCGACATTGCCAGCACGCAAACCCTGCTTGCACTGCACCACCTCGACGGCCAGGCCGCCAGCCAGATCCAGCAGCAGCTCAAGGACCAACTCAAGATCAGCACGCCCATCGACCCGCAAAGCGCCAGCCTGTGGGGCGCAGTCACGGCGGGTGCTGCCACCGGCCTGGGCGCCGACATGGTGGCCGGCGGCATGACGCTGGGCGCCGGTGCACTCGTTGGCGCGCTGGTGGGCGCCATCACCTTTGCTGGCGCCGCCTGGGGCGCCAACAAGGTATTTGACCAGGAGGAGCAGCGCTTTCGCCTGTCGCCCGACTATCTGACGGCGCTGGCCAACCAGGCGCTACTCAAGTACGTGGTGATATCGCATTTTGGCCGGGGGCGTGGTCGCTATACCAGCCCCGGCGCACCCGTGCAGTGGAACGACGCTGTGCAGGCTGCCGTGCAGGCCCATGCCAGCCAGTGGCAGGCGCTGTGGGCGGCCATCGGCGCGCAGGAAAAGGATGCGCCCATGGCCGATGCCACCCGCAACGCTCACCTTCAATCGCTGCAGCTCCTGCTGGGCGAATGCCTGCAGCAGGCGCTGCAGACCCTGTATCCAGGCCTTGCCGACGTGCCCCCGGTGTCGCCAAGTGCAAACAACTGA
- a CDS encoding DUF2868 domain-containing protein has protein sequence MKADAVRDIVFAHAMETAAPSDALPDAARREAITQEVLHALGQPATEGRAGQAAFGQFLQTRAAHIIAASNLPADVRQLWQAPPAMARWAPAAILMGALVAGFVSHRITDPHRVDLLSLSLLGIVLWNLLVYLWTVLHGTLRLARPRRQAIAVLQPSQSAPAATDTPGDGPPGWLQRLRGKAMPGLRGTALRLMALAFERNWWQISRPARHAQWLLWLHLGAAAMAAGALASLWITGLTREYQVGWESTFLSAGQVQQWLNALFAPTQWLQLTSPWSLSDIQPLQGWVANDRPAATGAQLPAMGVGERWVWAYTALLAVLVIVPRLLLALWQGLRWRWLVSHMALPLNQPYFASLQRDFGGLATQLVIVPYSMEITPERKAAVEHHAATLYGAGAGITWRPSLAYGAALPDMAAVSPAQTVLLVNLAATPEAEIHAELLAQLHKRHGSSSQLWLWTADFAARNSGAPRRLQEREALWHDFASQNGFTAHLVSAASS, from the coding sequence ATGAAAGCTGACGCCGTTCGCGACATCGTTTTTGCCCACGCCATGGAAACCGCTGCCCCAAGCGACGCCCTGCCCGATGCCGCACGGCGCGAGGCCATCACGCAGGAGGTGCTGCATGCGCTGGGCCAGCCCGCCACCGAAGGCCGGGCCGGCCAGGCCGCGTTCGGGCAGTTCCTGCAGACGCGGGCAGCGCACATCATTGCCGCCAGCAACCTGCCCGCCGATGTACGGCAGTTGTGGCAGGCGCCTCCCGCCATGGCGCGCTGGGCGCCTGCCGCCATCCTGATGGGGGCGCTGGTGGCGGGTTTCGTCAGCCACCGCATCACCGATCCGCACCGGGTCGATCTGCTGTCGCTCTCGCTCCTGGGCATCGTGCTGTGGAATCTGCTGGTGTATCTGTGGACGGTGCTGCACGGCACGCTGCGCCTGGCCCGGCCGCGCCGCCAGGCGATCGCGGTTCTGCAGCCCTCTCAAAGCGCCCCTGCAGCCACTGACACGCCCGGCGACGGCCCGCCCGGCTGGCTGCAGCGCCTGCGCGGCAAGGCCATGCCGGGGCTGCGCGGCACAGCCCTGCGCCTGATGGCGCTGGCCTTTGAGCGCAACTGGTGGCAGATCAGTCGGCCCGCACGCCATGCGCAGTGGCTGCTGTGGCTGCACCTGGGTGCGGCGGCCATGGCCGCAGGGGCGCTCGCATCGCTGTGGATCACCGGGCTGACGCGGGAGTACCAGGTGGGCTGGGAGAGCACTTTCCTGTCTGCCGGCCAGGTGCAGCAATGGCTGAACGCTCTGTTTGCCCCTACGCAATGGCTGCAGCTGACCAGCCCCTGGAGCCTGTCCGATATCCAGCCCCTGCAGGGCTGGGTGGCCAATGACCGCCCGGCTGCCACCGGGGCACAGCTGCCAGCCATGGGCGTTGGCGAGCGCTGGGTCTGGGCCTATACCGCGCTGCTGGCCGTGCTGGTGATCGTGCCGCGCCTCTTGCTGGCGCTGTGGCAGGGCCTGCGCTGGCGCTGGCTGGTCAGCCACATGGCATTGCCGCTGAACCAGCCCTACTTTGCCAGCCTGCAGCGTGATTTTGGCGGCCTGGCCACGCAACTGGTGATCGTGCCCTACAGCATGGAGATCACCCCCGAGCGCAAGGCTGCCGTGGAACACCATGCCGCAACGCTTTACGGAGCAGGGGCCGGCATCACCTGGCGCCCCAGCCTCGCCTACGGCGCTGCGCTGCCCGACATGGCCGCAGTATCACCCGCCCAAACGGTGCTGCTGGTCAACCTGGCCGCCACGCCCGAGGCCGAAATCCACGCCGAGCTGCTGGCCCAGCTGCATAAGCGGCATGGCAGCAGCAGCCAGCTATGGCTGTGGACCGCCGACTTCGCCGCGCGCAACAGCGGCGCTCCCCGGCGCCTGCAGGAGCGCGAAGCCCTGTGGCACGATTTTGCAAGCCAGAACGGCTTTACCGCGCACCTGGTAAGCGCCGCCAGCTCCTGA
- the trpB gene encoding tryptophan synthase subunit beta, whose translation MTTMQFAPMPDADGFFGNYGGQLVPPHLKQAMDDISQAYDKIVQRQDFQDELQHLFQDYVGRPSPIFHARRMSEQLGGAQIHLKREDLNHTGAHKINHCLGEALLARFMGKTKVIAETGAGQHGVALATACALVGIPCEIHMGQVDIEKEHPNVTKMRILGCKLVAVTRGQATLKDAVDSAFEEYLKDPTNFLYAIGSVVGPHPFPKMVRDFQSIVGREAREQFQARHGKLPDYVAACVGGGSNAMGIFTAFLDDAEVQLVGVEPAGEGVDKPGKHAATLSVGKPGEIHGMKCYVLENADGSPAAVHSIASGLDYPGVGPQHSYLKDIGRVDYQAVDDKECLNAFMTLSRVEGIIPALESSHAVAWAMRMAPTLGKGANILVNLSGRGDKDADYVAQKLGL comes from the coding sequence ATGACGACCATGCAATTTGCGCCCATGCCCGATGCAGACGGTTTTTTTGGCAACTACGGCGGCCAGTTGGTGCCGCCGCACCTGAAGCAGGCGATGGACGACATCTCCCAGGCCTACGACAAGATCGTGCAGCGCCAGGATTTTCAGGATGAGCTGCAGCACCTGTTCCAGGATTACGTGGGCCGGCCCAGCCCCATCTTCCACGCCCGGCGCATGTCCGAGCAGCTGGGTGGCGCGCAGATCCACTTGAAGCGCGAAGACCTCAACCACACCGGCGCCCACAAGATCAACCATTGCCTGGGCGAGGCGCTGCTGGCCAGGTTCATGGGCAAGACCAAGGTGATTGCCGAAACCGGCGCGGGCCAGCATGGCGTGGCGCTGGCCACTGCCTGCGCGCTGGTCGGCATTCCATGCGAAATCCACATGGGGCAGGTCGATATCGAAAAAGAGCACCCCAATGTCACCAAGATGCGCATCCTGGGCTGCAAGCTGGTGGCGGTAACGCGTGGGCAGGCCACCTTGAAGGACGCGGTGGACAGCGCGTTTGAAGAGTACCTGAAGGACCCGACCAACTTTCTGTATGCGATCGGCTCGGTCGTCGGCCCGCACCCCTTTCCCAAGATGGTGCGCGATTTCCAGTCTATTGTGGGCCGCGAGGCGCGCGAGCAGTTCCAGGCCAGGCACGGCAAGCTGCCTGATTATGTGGCGGCCTGCGTGGGCGGAGGCTCCAACGCCATGGGTATCTTCACCGCGTTCCTCGATGACGCGGAGGTTCAGCTCGTTGGCGTGGAGCCTGCAGGCGAGGGTGTGGACAAGCCCGGCAAGCATGCCGCCACCCTGTCGGTGGGCAAGCCCGGCGAAATCCACGGCATGAAATGCTACGTGCTGGAAAACGCCGACGGCTCGCCCGCTGCCGTGCACAGCATTGCCTCGGGCCTCGATTACCCGGGTGTCGGGCCGCAGCACAGCTACCTCAAGGACATTGGTCGTGTCGACTACCAGGCGGTGGACGACAAGGAGTGCCTGAATGCCTTCATGACACTCTCCCGCGTCGAAGGCATCATTCCTGCGCTGGAAAGCTCCCACGCGGTGGCCTGGGCCATGCGCATGGCGCCCACGCTGGGCAAGGGCGCGAACATCCTGGTCAACCTGTCCGGGCGGGGTGACAAGGACGCGGACTACGTCGCCCAGAAGCTGGGGTTGTAA
- a CDS encoding LysR family transcriptional regulator — MELRQLEAFAAVISTGSVTAAGRLLGRSQPAISRLVQELEQEIGYALFSRNGPRVTPTEQGFLLYEDVAHALQSLQHIRQRASEIAQGSQRPLNLLATPALAAGLVPQALAQMEAEAADSISHIRMRSASPEQVAHGVLTGAAQMGVSSLPLEHRGLQVHWIGRAACVAVLPQDDPLADLAVVPLAALAERRLITMTNPYRLRGRLDDAFAAARPGEQRGKTQFMETNASVNAIAAVRAGLGVSVLEPVTALGLPLQGVVVRPLDTEIPFLFGVVTQQAAPCTPAMDALCQTLTDVAQRLLPGFVLHDARDHAALLEEMLPPGQPPAPAAHESSENHE; from the coding sequence ATGGAACTCCGTCAGCTCGAGGCTTTTGCAGCCGTGATCTCCACCGGTAGCGTGACTGCCGCAGGGCGCTTGCTGGGTCGCTCGCAGCCCGCCATCAGCCGCCTGGTACAGGAGCTGGAGCAGGAGATCGGCTACGCACTTTTCAGCCGCAACGGCCCGCGCGTCACGCCGACCGAGCAGGGTTTTCTGCTGTATGAGGATGTTGCCCATGCGCTGCAGAGCCTGCAGCACATCCGCCAGCGCGCCAGCGAGATCGCGCAGGGCAGCCAGCGGCCCCTGAACCTTCTGGCCACGCCAGCCCTGGCTGCGGGCCTGGTGCCGCAAGCGCTGGCGCAGATGGAGGCAGAAGCTGCAGACAGCATCTCGCACATCCGGATGCGCAGCGCTTCGCCCGAGCAGGTGGCGCACGGCGTGCTCACTGGTGCTGCCCAGATGGGCGTGAGCAGCCTGCCACTGGAGCATCGCGGTCTGCAGGTGCACTGGATCGGCCGTGCCGCCTGCGTGGCCGTGCTCCCGCAGGACGACCCGCTGGCAGACTTGGCGGTGGTGCCTCTGGCGGCCCTGGCCGAGCGCCGGCTCATCACCATGACCAACCCCTACCGCTTGCGCGGCCGGCTGGACGATGCCTTTGCGGCAGCGCGCCCGGGCGAGCAGCGCGGCAAGACCCAGTTCATGGAAACCAATGCCTCGGTCAACGCCATTGCTGCCGTGCGTGCGGGCCTGGGCGTATCGGTGCTGGAGCCGGTCACTGCGCTGGGCCTGCCGCTGCAAGGCGTGGTGGTACGCCCGCTCGATACCGAGATTCCCTTTCTATTCGGCGTGGTCACCCAGCAGGCCGCGCCCTGCACACCGGCGATGGATGCGCTCTGCCAGACCCTGACCGATGTGGCGCAGCGCCTGCTGCCGGGTTTTGTATTGCACGACGCGCGCGATCACGCAGCGCTGCTGGAAGAAATGCTGCCGCCCGGCCAGCCGCCAGCGCCTGCCGCCCACGAATCCTCTGAGAACCACGAATGA
- a CDS encoding NAD(P)-binding domain-containing protein encodes MTHDTILPPQGLDALEARVRQDLAWLDLPAKDWVPETTLNGEPVLPVAIIGGGMSGMAACAALRFMGVQAEIFDQSPAGFEGPWAITARMETLRSPKQLTGPALGKPSLTFRAWFESQFGLEAWDALDKIPRLQWMDYLRWFRKVLALPVHNEHRVLAVRPRGDGVVQLDLHSPEGERTVFARHVVLATGRDGLGGAYVPAFAGDLPRERWAHSSDTMDYHQLAGKRVGVVGAGASAMDSAATALESGAASVELLIRRSDIPRVNKGKGAGSPGLTHGHLRLPDAWKWKIRHYINVQQVPPPRGSTLRVSRNAHAHFNLGTAIERMEWTGEEIRVHTSKGVFHLDFVIFSTGFRIDWTSRSEFAPFAAHVRNWSDRFEHPQGEDDQELADSPDLGSAFELQPKTPGACPGLERIHAFSYPAALTHGTVSGDIPAISVGAERLAQGIASTLYAEDVEWHFEKLQAFSEPEVFGDEWTAALPPAQRTVEESAS; translated from the coding sequence ATGACCCACGACACCATACTGCCGCCCCAGGGGCTGGACGCGCTCGAAGCCCGGGTGCGTCAGGACCTGGCCTGGCTTGACCTGCCCGCCAAGGACTGGGTGCCCGAGACCACGTTGAATGGCGAACCCGTACTGCCCGTAGCCATCATCGGCGGCGGCATGTCCGGCATGGCTGCCTGCGCGGCGCTGCGCTTCATGGGCGTGCAGGCTGAGATATTCGACCAGTCGCCTGCAGGCTTTGAAGGCCCCTGGGCCATCACGGCGCGCATGGAAACCCTGCGCTCGCCCAAGCAGCTCACCGGCCCGGCGCTGGGCAAGCCTTCGCTCACCTTCCGCGCCTGGTTCGAGTCGCAGTTCGGGTTGGAGGCCTGGGACGCGCTCGACAAGATTCCGCGCCTGCAGTGGATGGACTACCTGCGCTGGTTCCGCAAGGTGCTGGCGCTGCCCGTGCACAACGAGCACCGCGTGCTGGCCGTGCGCCCGCGCGGTGATGGCGTGGTGCAGCTCGATCTGCACAGCCCCGAAGGTGAGCGCACTGTGTTTGCCCGCCACGTGGTGCTGGCCACCGGGCGCGACGGCCTGGGCGGTGCCTATGTGCCTGCGTTTGCAGGCGACCTGCCGCGCGAGCGCTGGGCGCATTCGTCCGACACGATGGACTACCACCAGCTCGCCGGCAAGCGCGTGGGCGTGGTGGGGGCGGGTGCCTCGGCCATGGACAGCGCCGCCACGGCGCTGGAGAGCGGTGCAGCCAGTGTGGAACTGCTGATCCGCCGCAGCGACATTCCGCGCGTGAACAAGGGCAAGGGTGCGGGCAGTCCCGGCCTCACCCACGGCCACCTGCGCCTGCCAGACGCATGGAAATGGAAGATTCGCCACTACATCAATGTGCAGCAGGTGCCTCCGCCACGTGGCAGCACGCTGCGCGTATCCCGCAACGCCCATGCCCACTTCAACCTGGGTACAGCCATTGAGCGCATGGAGTGGACAGGCGAGGAGATTCGCGTGCACACCTCCAAGGGGGTGTTCCACCTGGATTTCGTGATCTTTTCCACCGGATTTCGCATCGACTGGACATCGCGCAGCGAATTTGCGCCGTTTGCCGCCCATGTGCGTAACTGGAGCGACCGCTTCGAGCACCCGCAAGGGGAAGACGACCAGGAACTGGCCGACTCGCCCGACCTCGGGTCTGCCTTCGAGCTGCAGCCCAAAACGCCAGGCGCCTGCCCGGGCCTGGAACGCATCCACGCGTTCTCTTACCCTGCTGCGCTCACGCACGGCACGGTCTCGGGAGACATTCCGGCCATCAGCGTGGGCGCAGAGCGCCTCGCGCAAGGCATTGCGAGCACGCTCTACGCCGAGGATGTGGAGTGGCACTTCGAAAAGCTGCAGGCTTTCAGTGAGCCGGAGGTGTTTGGCGACGAGTGGACGGCCGCACTGCCGCCCGCGCAGCGCACCGTGGAAGAGAGCGCGTCATGA
- a CDS encoding ABC transporter permease: MIGWLLRRVAQALVVVLLMTVIVFVGLHAIGNPVDILIGQDVDQVERARIIAELGFDQPLWRQYLGFLNGALHGNLGASFVYSVPAIELILQRLPATLELAVAALILAVLLGVPLGLFAGLYPENWFSKSVMAGSIVGFSLPTFWVGLMLIMTFSVSLGMLPSSGRGQTVEFLGAQWSFLTLDGLRHMLLPAINLSLFKISLVIRLTRAGVREVLPQDWVKFARAKGLSPMRVVGMHVLRNTLIPLVTVLGLELGSTIAFAVVTENIFSWPGAGKLILDSINALDRPVIVSYLVVVVCLFVTLNLIVDILYKVLDPRVRLETVA, encoded by the coding sequence ATGATCGGCTGGCTGCTGCGCCGTGTTGCGCAGGCCCTGGTGGTGGTGCTGTTGATGACGGTGATCGTCTTTGTGGGCCTGCACGCCATCGGCAACCCGGTGGACATCCTCATCGGCCAGGATGTGGACCAGGTCGAGCGCGCGCGCATCATTGCCGAGCTCGGTTTTGACCAGCCGTTGTGGCGCCAGTACCTGGGCTTTCTGAATGGTGCGCTGCACGGCAATCTGGGCGCGAGCTTCGTCTACAGCGTGCCGGCCATCGAACTCATCCTGCAGCGCCTGCCCGCTACGCTGGAGCTGGCCGTTGCGGCGCTGATACTGGCCGTGCTGCTGGGCGTGCCACTCGGCCTCTTCGCCGGGCTGTATCCGGAGAACTGGTTTTCCAAATCCGTCATGGCGGGCAGCATCGTGGGCTTTTCGCTGCCCACGTTCTGGGTCGGCCTGATGCTGATCATGACCTTCAGCGTGTCGCTGGGCATGCTGCCCTCCAGCGGGCGCGGCCAGACCGTGGAGTTTCTGGGTGCGCAGTGGTCGTTCCTCACGCTCGATGGCCTGCGGCACATGCTGCTGCCGGCCATCAACCTGTCGCTGTTCAAGATTTCGCTGGTGATCCGCCTCACACGCGCCGGCGTGCGCGAAGTGCTGCCGCAGGACTGGGTGAAGTTTGCGCGCGCCAAAGGCCTCTCGCCGATGCGCGTGGTGGGCATGCACGTGCTGCGCAACACGCTGATTCCGCTGGTGACGGTGCTGGGCCTGGAGTTGGGCTCCACCATCGCCTTTGCCGTGGTCACCGAAAACATCTTTTCCTGGCCCGGGGCCGGCAAGCTCATTCTCGACAGCATCAACGCACTGGACCGCCCCGTGATCGTTTCCTACCTCGTGGTGGTGGTGTGCCTCTTTGTCACGCTCAACCTGATCGTGGACATCCTCTACAAGGTGCTCGACCCGCGCGTGCGCCTGGAGACCGTCGCATGA
- a CDS encoding ABC transporter permease, whose translation MSRSANLSSAAAPVRQPSPWREHMADFMASRLAVFGLVVAVVLILAALVAPWITPQNPYDLQQLDVLDARLPPGSPNGLDTFRYMLGTDGQGRDLYSAILYGLRISLMVGVGSALIAGVVGTLLGLLAAYAGGRTDTIIMRLVDLILSFPSILVAMMILAYLGKGVGNVVLTLVILEWAYYARTARGQALVERRREYVEAARCQDIPGWRIMVRHILPNCLPPLIVIGTLQIARAITLEATLSFLGLGVPVTEPSLGLLISNGYQFMLSGQYWISFYPGIALLVTIVAINLVGDRLRDVLNPRNTR comes from the coding sequence ATGAGCCGCAGTGCCAACCTCTCTTCTGCTGCCGCCCCCGTGCGCCAGCCCTCGCCGTGGCGCGAGCACATGGCCGATTTCATGGCATCGCGCCTGGCGGTGTTCGGCCTGGTGGTGGCTGTGGTGCTGATTCTGGCTGCGCTCGTGGCGCCCTGGATCACGCCGCAGAACCCCTATGACCTGCAGCAGCTCGATGTGCTCGACGCCCGCCTGCCACCGGGCTCGCCCAACGGCCTGGACACCTTCCGCTACATGCTGGGAACCGACGGCCAGGGCCGCGATCTGTATTCCGCCATTCTGTACGGCCTGCGCATCAGCCTGATGGTGGGCGTGGGCTCCGCGCTCATCGCGGGCGTCGTGGGCACGCTGCTGGGCCTGCTGGCCGCCTACGCCGGCGGGCGGACGGACACCATCATCATGCGGCTGGTCGACCTGATCCTCTCGTTCCCCTCCATACTGGTGGCGATGATGATCCTGGCCTACCTCGGCAAGGGCGTGGGCAACGTGGTGCTCACGCTGGTGATCCTGGAGTGGGCCTACTATGCCCGCACGGCACGCGGTCAGGCGTTGGTGGAGCGCAGGCGCGAATATGTGGAAGCCGCGCGCTGCCAGGACATTCCCGGCTGGCGCATCATGGTGCGCCACATTCTGCCCAACTGCCTGCCGCCGCTGATCGTCATCGGCACGCTGCAGATTGCCCGCGCCATCACGCTGGAGGCCACGCTGAGCTTTCTGGGCCTGGGCGTTCCGGTGACCGAACCCTCGCTCGGCCTGCTCATCTCCAACGGCTACCAGTTCATGCTGTCGGGCCAGTACTGGATCAGCTTCTATCCGGGCATTGCCCTGCTGGTCACCATCGTCGCCATCAACCTGGTGGGTGACCGCCTGCGCGACGTGCTCAACCCGAGGAACACACGATGA
- a CDS encoding ABC transporter ATP-binding protein, whose product MSSTPTLQVRNLRTEFDTRAGVLRAVNDVSFTLERGRILGLVGESGSGKSVTGFSIMGLVDAPGRVSGGEVLFQGRDITRLPARELRALQGNRIAMIFQDPMMTLNPVLRVDTQMIEAVRAHTSVSRAQARERARETLAMMGIPSPDERLQAYPHQLSGGMRQRVAIAIAMLHRPDLIIADEPTTALDVTIQAQILSEVQKLARQHGTSLIWITHDLSVVAGLADEVAVMYAGRIVEQGDVDAVLDRPLHPYTAGLIGSLPANNRRGTRLQQIPGMTPNLLHLPPGCAFAARCARATGACTVQPEQTEPVAGRLVRCFHPALEQHA is encoded by the coding sequence ATGAGCAGCACGCCCACCCTGCAGGTGCGCAACCTGCGCACCGAATTCGACACCCGCGCCGGGGTGCTGCGCGCGGTGAACGATGTGTCGTTCACGCTGGAGCGTGGCCGTATCCTGGGCCTTGTGGGCGAGTCCGGCTCGGGCAAGTCCGTGACGGGCTTTTCCATCATGGGCCTGGTCGATGCCCCGGGCCGCGTGAGCGGTGGCGAGGTGCTCTTTCAAGGCCGCGACATCACCAGGCTGCCTGCACGCGAACTGCGCGCCCTGCAGGGCAATCGCATCGCGATGATCTTTCAGGACCCGATGATGACGCTCAACCCCGTGTTGCGCGTGGACACGCAGATGATCGAGGCCGTACGCGCGCACACCAGCGTGAGCCGGGCGCAGGCCCGCGAGCGCGCCCGCGAGACGCTGGCCATGATGGGCATTCCCAGCCCCGATGAGCGCTTGCAGGCCTACCCGCACCAGCTCTCAGGCGGCATGCGCCAGCGCGTGGCCATTGCGATTGCCATGCTGCACCGGCCGGATCTGATCATTGCGGACGAACCCACCACGGCGCTGGATGTGACCATTCAGGCACAGATACTCTCTGAAGTGCAGAAGCTCGCGCGCCAGCACGGCACCTCGCTGATCTGGATCACGCACGACCTGTCGGTGGTGGCGGGCCTTGCCGACGAAGTGGCTGTGATGTACGCAGGCCGCATTGTTGAGCAGGGCGATGTGGACGCGGTACTCGACCGGCCTCTGCACCCTTACACCGCAGGCCTCATCGGCAGCCTGCCTGCCAACAACCGGCGCGGCACACGCCTGCAGCAGATCCCTGGCATGACCCCCAACCTGTTGCATCTACCGCCCGGCTGTGCATTCGCCGCCCGCTGTGCAAGGGCCACCGGTGCCTGCACGGTGCAGCCCGAGCAGACCGAGCCGGTCGCAGGCCGCCTGGTGCGCTGCTTCCATCCGGCGCTGGAGCAGCACGCATGA